One genomic segment of Methanorbis rubei includes these proteins:
- a CDS encoding DUF2551 domain-containing protein has protein sequence MLSRSDLRKEIETRLRKYLARDKSGIRKELLSLFIRARSLTVAQIHETLAERFSVSYHSIASMVGTIAAKLGILSTRRGPDGTVGVYEVKEQYVDVIEQAIATAV, from the coding sequence ATGCTATCTCGTTCAGACCTGCGAAAGGAGATAGAGACACGGCTTCGAAAATATCTTGCACGCGACAAATCCGGCATCAGAAAAGAGTTGCTGAGCCTGTTTATCCGCGCACGATCGCTCACGGTCGCACAGATTCACGAGACGCTGGCAGAAAGATTCAGTGTCAGTTACCACTCGATCGCATCGATGGTTGGCACAATCGCCGCGAAACTCGGAATTCTCTCTACACGCCGCGGCCCAGACGGAACCGTCGGGGTCTACGAAGTCAAAGAACAGTATGTTGATGTAATTGAGCAGGCGATCGCAACCGCGGTCTAG
- a CDS encoding undecaprenyl diphosphate synthase family protein: protein MVYPFYEYLIERKLDEHMFPGEICFMLSEADFLANPGRVETVSRWCMDFPKIEKIIFHISSKNPDSLKEMVPSLENLAKDATVRLSTPSGEEVCGSGKPEILLVIGRSGREEIAEAIAWIAREDIGPEKITEEMIESHLRYQVNPDFVIKTGGSHLTDFLIWQSVYSELFFTDVNWNRFRRMDFLRALRDYQTRVRRYGQ from the coding sequence ATGGTCTATCCGTTCTATGAATACCTCATCGAGAGAAAACTGGATGAGCATATGTTTCCCGGAGAAATCTGCTTCATGCTCAGCGAAGCGGATTTTCTTGCAAATCCCGGGCGGGTAGAAACGGTCTCTCGGTGGTGCATGGACTTCCCCAAAATCGAAAAAATTATTTTTCATATCAGCTCCAAAAATCCCGACTCCCTCAAAGAGATGGTCCCGTCTCTCGAAAATCTCGCGAAAGACGCAACGGTCCGCCTCAGCACACCGTCCGGCGAGGAGGTCTGCGGTTCAGGAAAACCGGAGATTCTTCTCGTGATCGGACGAAGCGGTCGAGAAGAGATAGCAGAAGCAATCGCCTGGATTGCGAGGGAAGACATCGGCCCTGAAAAGATCACCGAAGAGATGATCGAGTCGCATCTCCGGTATCAGGTGAATCCTGACTTTGTGATAAAAACCGGCGGGAGTCATCTGACGGACTTTCTGATCTGGCAGTCCGTCTACTCGGAACTGTTTTTTACTGACGTCAACTGGAACAGATTCCGGCGCATGGATTTCCTCAGAGCACTTCGCGACTATCAAACAAGAGTACGGCGATACGGCCAGTAG
- a CDS encoding archease: MTFEELEHTADVRMKITAPTLAELYAESGFALAATLYGEYSREKAEVSFPIEAEGKDAEETFVNFLSELLFLTEVEYLVPTSFDLVVCNTTVSGNVSGILFDRKKHAGGIGVKGISYSGISFEKNAHGYELIIIFDI, encoded by the coding sequence ATGACCTTTGAGGAGCTCGAACACACCGCAGACGTGCGGATGAAAATCACTGCACCAACACTTGCAGAGCTGTATGCAGAGAGCGGATTTGCTCTTGCGGCAACACTCTACGGAGAGTACTCCCGCGAGAAGGCAGAGGTTTCCTTCCCGATCGAGGCAGAAGGAAAAGATGCAGAGGAAACATTCGTCAATTTCCTCTCAGAACTTTTGTTTCTTACCGAGGTCGAGTATCTGGTGCCGACATCCTTTGATCTCGTCGTTTGCAACACAACGGTCAGTGGAAATGTTTCGGGAATTCTCTTTGACCGGAAAAAACATGCAGGCGGTATCGGGGTAAAAGGCATCTCCTACTCAGGCATCTCGTTTGAAAAAAACGCGCACGGCTATGAACTCATCATCATCTTTGACATCTGA